The proteins below come from a single Triticum aestivum cultivar Chinese Spring chromosome 5D, IWGSC CS RefSeq v2.1, whole genome shotgun sequence genomic window:
- the LOC123125062 gene encoding auxin-induced in root cultures protein 12-like, producing the protein MASATQQHRRRRAILQLAALLVLVSQAAAAGGACKSEKFPAGKSYETCADLPALGAALHWTYDAAASSLSVAFAAKPASGAGWVSWGINPTGDGMKGAQALLAFKSGATYVVNTYNLTGYKPLSPASTPIAFKATGLAADEGAGGKVRLYGTLQLPKGMESVNHIWQVGSAVANGVPAKHAFGQENLDAKGKLVLAGAGAPEAAPAPAAGDSSAESGSVEAESPSLPTPSGGKKSPPAGAASTTHASAPVLIVLLALVGFLAIV; encoded by the coding sequence CCTCCAGCTGGCCGCCCTGCTGGTCCTTGTCTCGCAGGCAGCGGCCGCGGGCGGCGCCTGCAAGAGCGAGAAGTTCCCGGCTGGCAAGAGCTACGAGACGTGCGCGGACCTCCCGGCCCTCGGCGCCGCGCTGCACTGGACCTACGACGCGGCGGCCTCGTCGCTCTCCGTGGCGTTCGCGGCCAAGCCGGCGAGCGGTGCCGGCTGGGTGTCGTGGGGGATCAACCCCACCGGCGACGGCATGAAGGGCGCGCAGGCGCTCCTCGCCTTCAAGAGCGGCGCCACGTACGTCGTCAACACGTACAACCTCACCGGGTACAAGCCGCTCAGCCCGGCGTCCACGCCGATAGCGTTCAAGGCCACCGGGCTCGCCGCCGACGAGGGCGCCGGCGGGAAGGTGCGGCTCTACGGCACGCTGCAGCTGCCCAAGGGCATGGAGTCCGTGAACCACATCTGGCAGGTGGGGTCCGCGGTGGCCAACGGGGTGCCGGCCAAGCACGCGTTCGGGCAGGAGAACCTGGATGCCAAGGGCAAGCTCGTGCTCGCCGGTGCCGGCGCGCCGGAGGCCGCCCCGGCTCCTGCTGCCGGTGACTCGTCCGCTGAGTCTGGTAGCGTGGAGGCAGAGTCGCCGTCGTTGCCCACGCCGTCAGGCGGGAAGAAGTCGCCACCAGCGGGAGCGGCGTCCACCACCCACGCCTCGGCTCCGGTGCTGATCGTGCTTCTGGCATTGGTGGGTTTCTTGGCGATTGTGTGA